In the Mastomys coucha isolate ucsf_1 unplaced genomic scaffold, UCSF_Mcou_1 pScaffold18, whole genome shotgun sequence genome, one interval contains:
- the LOC116096450 gene encoding sperm head and tail associated protein-like, which yields MTSSPPILLKISAPPTSPQADCPDNYSFPPESPSPCRKGFTPVLTLEVPVAPGKEFNDHLSCTAGLPPNAGNRFTNPPYSRKPFSCLAISSPCVPRRIPTPPLPPPLLSSPPPPERCSFEPFSPLLGRLYSQEPAGSSPTSPCIGRYSLQGPPSPHQRNLYCNCIGSPEPQRSCPPSPRLCYVTSPPLIHQPPRVSPVTSPQLTHITLETGPVISTPLMPASQGNYSIISPLLTHRPLRTGLTVSPPFAHRSVEPKPLNPASVSPHWSAGRSYNDPPLSSASAPPSGNPYLDHLAPPPDSCEPKPQLDVPLGKNDCGPPLSSQAGMPGSSVSPHYSHLCPDSQISAARSPCCVINLPPEDAGSPSSSLPQALQKPCLGSFLWEPGGNSYLFLTTGPVVSGPSCPTEPPLPQCPCPPLYFPSPLDNQCAAPPQPPISYNEPCLPTPAPPQMKSPKSSESQRPPYKCRSLVNTPHHTPPTRPKSHKTNTCPQPPPKSFGPSSPLMEPAITTTSNSGPKELPETADLKTVAPTSCPHSSPCNPALPSRYPKSSPHGPPPVSPCNTHMYPVVPPTSHLSPLSSPPNQSIHLPQNQPVVLPCGTYSAPRGPPSHGKSVAPPCSTHIYSFIPLRTPFDPRCLPVVPRTQFCPNTIPCGVHTYAVTSRGPLNNPSQIPYSCPLPPSKTSSTCSTSASSTVICTDYQSSDSQIDQQNKSQSQNRSGSLHTQSKSPPLRRGTFLSRSRSRSSSPLQSSTQDRSESTKKSQKQSKSSPDGKVESQSKSLQHRKSVAQIKSPHSKKK from the coding sequence ATGacctcttcccctcccatcctcctTAAAATTTCAGCCCCTCCAACTTCACCTCAAGCAGACTGTCCTGACAACTACTCCTTCCCTCCTGAGTCTCCGTCGCCATGCAGGAAAGGATTCACCCCTGTTCTCACTCTCGAGGTGCCTGTGGCACCTGGGAAAGAGTTCAATGACCACCTTTCCTGTACTGCTGGCCTTCCTCCAAATGCAGGCAACAGATTCACCAACCCCCCTTACTCTAGAAAACCTTTCTCTTGCCTCGCCATTTCCTCTCCTTGCGTACCTCGACGGATCCCCACGCCACCCCTTCCGCCCCCATtactctcctccccacccccaccggAGAGGTGTTCTTTTGagcccttttctcctctcctaggAAGGCTGTACAGCCAAGAGCCAGCTGGTTCATCCCCTACGAGTCCTTGTATTGGCCGATACAGCCTTCAGGGGCCACCCTCTCCTCATCAGCGGAACCTTTATTGCAACTGTATTGGTTCCCCAGAACCCCAGCGTTCATGTCCTCCAAGTCCGCGTCTTTGTTATGTGACTTCCCCACCTCTCATTCATCAACCCCCTAGAGTCAGCCCAGTAACTTCCCCTCAACTTACTCATATAACCTTGGAGACAGGCCCCGTGATTTCGACTCCTCTTATGCCAGCGTCCCAGGGAAATTACTCCATAATTTCACCTCTTCTTACCCACCGGCCCCTGAGAACTGGCCTTACAGTTTCACCTCCCTTTGCTCACCGGTCTGTGGAACCTAAACCTTTAAACCCTGCATCCGTTTCTCCCCACTGGTCCGCTGGAAGAAGTTACAATGATCCTCCCCTTTCTTCAGCATCTGCCCCGCCCTCTGGCAACCCTTACCTTGACCACCTTGCGCCTCCTCCGGACTCTTGTGAACCTAAACCACAGCTTGATGTACCTCTTGGGAAAAATGACTGTGGCCCTCCACTTTCTTCTCAGGCAGGCATGCCTGGCTCTTCCGTCTCACCCCATTATTCCCATTTATGCCCAGATTCCCAGATATCTGCCGCTAGGAGTCCTTGCTGTGTTATCAACCTACCGCCTGAGGATGCTGGTTCTCCTAGTTCATCCCTGCCTCAGGCTCTCCAGAAGCCCTGCTTAGGGTCTTTTCTGTGGGAGCCTGGGGGGAACTCTTACCTCTTTTTAACCACAGGTCCTGTAGTTTCTGGTCCTTCCTGCCCCACAGAACCACCTCTTCCTCAGTGTCCTTGTCCTCCCCTGTATTTCCCATCTCCCCTGGACAACCAGTGTGCAGCTCCACCTCAGCCACCCATAAGTTATAACGAACCCTGCCTTCCTACCCCCGCTCCTCCTCAAATGAAGTCTCCCAAATCCTCGGAATCACAACGCCCTCCCTACAAGTGTCGCTCCCTAGTCAACACACCCCACCACACCCCTCCTACCCGTCCTAAATCCCATAAGACCAACACCTGCCCTCAGCCTCCCCCGAAGTCCTTTGGCCCCTCTAGTCCGCTTATGGAGCCAGCTATCACAACTACTTCAAATTCCGGCCCAAAAGAACTTCCCGAGACCGCCGACCTCAAAACTGTTGCTCCTACTTCCTGTCCTCATAGCTCGCCTTGTAATCCTGCCTTGCCCAGTAGATATCCTAAGAGCAGTCCCCACGGACCACCTCCAGTTTCCCCCTGCAATACTCATATGTATCCTGTggttcctcccacctcccatttATCCCCACTCTCTAGTCCCCCAAATCAGTCTATACATCTCCCTCAGAACCAACCTGTGGTTCTCCCCTGTGGCACTTATTCGGCTCCCAGGGGTCCACCATCCCATGGCAAGTCTGTGGCGCCTCCTTGTTCCACCCATATCTATTCTTTTATCCCTCTGAGAACACCCTTTGACCCCCGATGTTTACCTGTTGTCCCTCGAACTCAGTTTTGCCCTAATACTATTCCCTGTGGTGTTCATACCTATGCCGTGACCTCTCGAGGCCCACTGAACAATCCCTCCCAGATTCCCTACAGCTGTCCTTTGCCTCCATCCAAGACCTCCTCCACCTGTAGCACTTCTGCCAGTTCAACTGTTATATGTACTGACTATCAAAGTAGTGACAGCCAGATTGACCAGCAAAACAAAAGTCAGAGCCAGAACCGGAGTGGCTCCCTTCATACTCAGAGCAAGAGTCCCCCCCTAAGAAGGGGTACCTTTCTGAGCAGGAGTCGGAGCCGGAGCAGTAGTCCTCTCCAAAGCAGTACTCAGGACCGCAGTGAGAGTACCAAGAAAAGTCAGAAGCAAAGCAAGAGTTCTCCAGATGGTAAAGTTGAGAGCCAGAGCAAGAGTCTCCAGCATAGGAAAAGTGTGGCACAGATCAAGAGTCCCCACAGTAAGAAGAAATAG
- the LOC116096453 gene encoding cytochrome b-c1 complex subunit 6, mitochondrial, protein MGLEDERKMLAGSGDPKAEEEEEELVDPLTTVREHCEQLEKCVKARERLELCDKRVSSRSQTEEDCTEELFDFLHARDHCVAHKLFKNLK, encoded by the exons ATGGGACTCGAGGACGAACGAAAGATGCTCGCTGGATCCGGAGACCCCAAAGCG gaagaagaggaggaagaattagTG GACCCCCTAACAACAGTAAGAGAGCACTGTGAGCAGTTGGAGAAGTGTGTAAAGGCCCGGGAACGACTAGAGTTGTGTGATAAGCGCGTGTCTTCCCGATCACAGACAGAAGAGGATTGTACAGAGGAGCTCTTTGACTTCTTGCATGCTCGGGACCACTGT GTGGCCCACAAACTCTTTAAAAACTTGAAGTAA